In bacterium, the sequence CGACGTTGGACAGATCGTCGAATCGATCCGCCGCGCCGCCGCCGGGCGGACAGTCGTCCTGGTCGAGCACAACATGGGGGTCGTCGCGGCGCTGGCGCGGAGGATCACCGTGCTGCAACGAGGCCGCGTCCTCGCCGAGGGGACGTACGCGGAGTTACGGACGAACCCGACCGTGATCGAGGCCTACCTGGGCGGGGGAGCCTAAGTGCTCGAGGTCGAGCATCTCCAGGCATGGTACGGGGAAAGCCAGGCGCTCCACGACGTTTCGCTCCGCGTCAGCACGGGCGAGGTCGCGACCCTGATGGGGCGCAACGGCGCGGGAAAAACCACGACGCTGCGGTGCATCATGGGGCTCCACCGCCAGCGCCGCGGCCGAATCGTGCTGGACGGTCTCGACCTCACCGGTCTTCCGCCGCAGCGGATCGCGCGCCTGGGAGTCGGCTACGTGCAGGACGACCGCGGCATCTACGGCACGCTGTCGGTGCTGGAGAACCTCCTGTTGCCGCCGGTCGTGAGCCCGCACGCGTGGAGCATCGACAAGATCTTTTCCACGTTCCCAGCGCTCGGCGAGCGGGCGGCGTACCCCGGCACCCGGCTGTCCGGCGGGGAGCAGCAGATGCTCGCGATCGCGCGGATGTTGCGAATGGGCGCCCGCATCTTGTTGATGGACGAACCGACGGAAGGCCTCGCTCCACTCCTGATCCGCCGTGTGGGCGAGATCCTGCGGGAGATCAAAGCGCACGGCCTCACCGTACTCCTGGTGGAGCAGAACCTCCGCTTCGCCACGACGGTCGCCGACCGCCACCACCTCATCGTCGACGGCCGGACCGTCGAGGACCTCTCCAACGAGGAGGTGGTCCAACGGGAGGACCAACTGTTACAGTACCTTGGCGTCTGACCACACCCAATCAAAGGAGGCGATCTGATGACGGACGGGTCTGAGCGATGGGGTCGCGCGCGCGTCACCCGACGGCAGGTGCTGACGGCCGCCGGCGCCGCGGCCGTGGGAGTGGGCCTTGCGCCGCTGGCATCATCGTGGAACGTCCGCGTCAGCCGCGCGGCGCAGACGCCGGTCCGCCTGACGCGGGGCAAGGTGGTCATCGGCGTGCTGAACGATCAGTCCGGCCTGTACGCGGATCTCAGCGGCAAGAAAGGGGTCGAGGCGGTCCGGATGGCGGTCGAGGACTTCCAGAAGCAGTACGGGGCGAGCGCCCTCGGCGGCCCGATCGAGGTGGTGGACGCCGATCACCAGAACAAACCCGACCTCGGCGCTCAGAAGGCGCAGGAGATGTACCAGCGCGACGGCGTCGGCATGATCACGGACGTGGATACCTCGTCGGTCGGCATCGCGGTCGCAAACATCGCCGCGCAGCAGCGTCAGTTGTGCCTCAACGTCGGGTCGGCCACGACCGCGTTGACGAACGCGAACTGCAACAAGTACACGTTCCACTACGCGTACGACACCTACATGCTGGCGAACGGCACCGGCGTCCAAGTGACAAAGCAGGTCGGGAAAAACTGGTACCTCGTTTATCCTGACTACGCCTTTGGCCAGGACATGATCCACTCGTTCACCCCGGCGATTCAGAAGGCGGGCGGCAAGGTCCTGCTCGCGGATCCGTCGCCGTTCCCGGGCGAGGGGGACTTCTCCACGTACATGATCAAGGCGCGCACCATGCGCCCGCTGCTCAACGTGATGGCGACCATGCACGCCGGCCAGGACGTGGTTAACTTCGTCAAACAGTACAACCAGTACAACCTGCGCCAGCAGGGGGTCAACCTGGCGGTCGGATTGCTGTTCACGAGCGACGTCCACGCCCTCGGCCCGGAGGCGTTCCAGGGCGTGCTGTTCACCGCACCCTGGGACTGGAACATGGACAAGCAGGCGCGGGACTGGTCCGACCGCTTCCTCGCCCGCACGCAAGTCCGCCCGACGTTCGTCATGGCCGGCAACTACTCCGCCACGTGGCAGTACCTCGCCGCGATCCAGCGCGCGGGCACGGACGACGCGGATCGGGTGGTGGCGGCACTGGAAGGCTATCGGTTCAGCGATTTCTTCGTGCGAAACGGCGAGGTACGCAAGCAGGACCACCTTGTCACGCACGATGCGTTGCTCGGCCGGATCAAGGCGCCGAACGAGGTCAAAGAACCGTGGGACTACACGACGGTCGTGAGCCGCATCCCGGCGCGCGACGCGTTCGCGCCGCTGAACCAGACGTCGTGCAAGATGCCGGCGTGATCGTTCTCTTCCCCCAGGGGTAGCCGCGGCGGCGGGCGGGCGTCCGGACGAGGAGGCCTTCCCCGCCGCGCGGCCGGTGGGAACGCGATGATCGAGAGCCTTTTGCTGCAGAGCTTCAACGGGCTGGTCAACGGCGCGTTCTACGCGTTGCTGAGCCTCGGCTTGGCCGTCATCTTCGGCATGCTCCGGGTCGTCAATTTCATGCACGGGGCGCTCTACATGCTCGGGGCCTTCGCCGCGTATCTCCTGTCCGCGTCGCTCGGGGTGTCGTTCTGGTGGGCGCTCCTCATCGCCCCGCTCGCCGTCGCGGCGGTCGGATTGCTGTTGGAGCGGCTCCTGCTCCGCTGGTTGTACGAGGTCGACGTCCTCTACAACCTGCTGCTGACGTTCGGCCTCGCGCTCGCGATCCAAGACGCGATGCGCCTCCGCTTCGGGATGCAGGGCGTGCCGTACTCCCCTCCGGCGCTGCTGCAGGGCGTCGTGGTCCTCGGCCCGTTTCTGTTCCCGACGTACCGGCTCTTCGTGCTCGCGGCATCGCTCGTGGTCTGCTTCGGCACGTGGTGGGCGATCGAGCGAACGCGCGCCGGGATGGTGATCCGCGCGTCGACCGAACGACCGCTCCTGACCCGGGCGCTCGGGATCGATGTGGACCGCTGGATCCCGCTCGTGTTTGCGTTCGGCGTGGCACTGGCCGGGCTGGCCGGCGTTCTCGCCGCGCCGATGCGGAACGTCTCGCCCGTCATGGGGGCCGACCTCATCATTACGACCTTCGCGATCGTTGTGATCGGCGGCATGGGGTCGGTCCTCGGCGCGATCGTGACCGGGTTCCTGGTGGGCCTGCTGGAGGCGCTCGCGGCCGTGTACTATCCGGCCGCAGCGGAAGTCCTCGTGTTCGTCTTCATGGCCGCGGTCCTGCTGCTGCGCCCCGCCGGCCTGTTCGGAAGGACGGACGCCGCTTGATCCTGGCGCGCCTCGCCGGCTGGCTCGTTCTCGTCGCAATCGGCGTGGCGCTGCCGCACGTCGTGTACCCTGCGCTGGCCGTCGATATCCTCGCTTGGGCGCTCTTCGCGACGGCGTTCGACCTGCTGCTGGGGCACACCGGATTGCTGTCGTTCGGGCACGCGGCCTACTTCGGCGCGGGCGCCTACGTTTCGGGGATTCTCGCCGCGCGCGCGGGCACGGCGTTTCCGCTCAACGTGCTGGCGGGCGGCGCGGCCGCGGGCGTCCTCGCCGTTCCGCTCATGGCGCTCGGCATCCGGCGGACCGGGATCTACTTCGCGATGATCACGCTCGCGCTCGCGCAGATGGTGTACTACATCGCCAACGCCTGGCGAGATATGACGGGCGGCGAGAACGGGGTCACGGGCATCCCCCACGGCAGCCTGTTCGGCGCGTCGCTCGCCTCATCGACCTCGTTCTACTACGCCGCCCTCCCGATCGTCGCGCTCGGTGTCGTGTTCTGCTGGCGAATCGTCCGCTCGCCGTTCGGGCGCGTGTTGGTCGCGATCCGTGAGAACGAGGCCCGCGCCGAAAGCCTAGGGTACGACACGGCGCGGTACAAGCTGATGGCCGCGATACTGTCGACGGCGCTCGCCGGCGTGGCCGGCGGGATCTGGGCGATCAACCACAGCTTTGTAGCGCTCGACGCGGTGCACTGGTCGACGTCGGGGACCGTCGTCATCATGACACTGCTCGGCGGAATGGGCACGCGGCTCGGCCCGCTCGTAGGCGCCGGCCTCGTGCTGATCCTGCGGGACGCCATCTCCTCATGGACCGACGCGTGGGGGGTCGTGACGGGCGCGATCTTCGTCGGCGTCATCCTCGCGTTCCGCCACGGCATTGTCGGCACGCTTGAGCGGATGCTAAGTGCGCGCGCGGCACCGGCCTCCTCCCCCACGCCCCCGACCGTCGAGGGACCCGCAGGGTCGTAGCTGCGCCGTCCAGGAAAGCGACGTCCCGCCTGAGAATGCTCTCCTGTATCCGCTATATCCGCAGTGCCCGCGAGGAGGCAAATCATGCCGAAGGATCCCGAACAGGCCGTCCGGCAAGCGGTGTCCGCGGCCAAACTCATGGAGTACACGCGCGGCGTATCGCGCTGGGTGCGGATGTCCGGCAGCGAGCAGGAAGCGCAGGCGTTCGATTACTTGGAAACGACCCTACGAGAGTTGGGACTCGATGTCCACCGCTATCAACACGATGCGCTGATCTCCTGGCCGGGCAAGGCGTCGCTCGAAATCGTCGGCACGCTGCCCCGCCAGGTCGAGTGCATCACCCATGCCTTCTCGGCGCCGACGCCGGCCGGGGGACTCGAAGGGGAGGTCGTCGACGTCGGGGCCGGCGACTTCAAGGCGGCGTCGGTGCAGGGCAAGATCGTACTCTTGGACGGCCTGGCGATGCCGGTCAAGGCGCAGTCGGCGGAAGCCGCAGGCGCCGTCGGCGCGATCTTCGTCAACCCGCCCGAGTTGCACGAGATGATCATCTCCACCGTGTGGGGGTCGCCGACGCCGGAAACGATCGGCCACTTGCCCAAGATCGCGGCCGTCTCGGTGCGCGAGTCCGACGGCGCAGTGCTCCGCGCGCGGGCGCGCGAGGGAATGTTGCGTGCCCGCCTCCACGTCGAGGTCGATACTCGCTGGCGCCCCACCCCGGTCCTCACGGCGGACCTCAAGGGGACGGA encodes:
- a CDS encoding ABC transporter ATP-binding protein codes for the protein MLEVEHLQAWYGESQALHDVSLRVSTGEVATLMGRNGAGKTTTLRCIMGLHRQRRGRIVLDGLDLTGLPPQRIARLGVGYVQDDRGIYGTLSVLENLLLPPVVSPHAWSIDKIFSTFPALGERAAYPGTRLSGGEQQMLAIARMLRMGARILLMDEPTEGLAPLLIRRVGEILREIKAHGLTVLLVEQNLRFATTVADRHHLIVDGRTVEDLSNEEVVQREDQLLQYLGV
- a CDS encoding ABC transporter substrate-binding protein translates to MTDGSERWGRARVTRRQVLTAAGAAAVGVGLAPLASSWNVRVSRAAQTPVRLTRGKVVIGVLNDQSGLYADLSGKKGVEAVRMAVEDFQKQYGASALGGPIEVVDADHQNKPDLGAQKAQEMYQRDGVGMITDVDTSSVGIAVANIAAQQRQLCLNVGSATTALTNANCNKYTFHYAYDTYMLANGTGVQVTKQVGKNWYLVYPDYAFGQDMIHSFTPAIQKAGGKVLLADPSPFPGEGDFSTYMIKARTMRPLLNVMATMHAGQDVVNFVKQYNQYNLRQQGVNLAVGLLFTSDVHALGPEAFQGVLFTAPWDWNMDKQARDWSDRFLARTQVRPTFVMAGNYSATWQYLAAIQRAGTDDADRVVAALEGYRFSDFFVRNGEVRKQDHLVTHDALLGRIKAPNEVKEPWDYTTVVSRIPARDAFAPLNQTSCKMPA
- a CDS encoding branched-chain amino acid ABC transporter permease; its protein translation is MIESLLLQSFNGLVNGAFYALLSLGLAVIFGMLRVVNFMHGALYMLGAFAAYLLSASLGVSFWWALLIAPLAVAAVGLLLERLLLRWLYEVDVLYNLLLTFGLALAIQDAMRLRFGMQGVPYSPPALLQGVVVLGPFLFPTYRLFVLAASLVVCFGTWWAIERTRAGMVIRASTERPLLTRALGIDVDRWIPLVFAFGVALAGLAGVLAAPMRNVSPVMGADLIITTFAIVVIGGMGSVLGAIVTGFLVGLLEALAAVYYPAAAEVLVFVFMAAVLLLRPAGLFGRTDAA
- a CDS encoding branched-chain amino acid ABC transporter permease gives rise to the protein MILARLAGWLVLVAIGVALPHVVYPALAVDILAWALFATAFDLLLGHTGLLSFGHAAYFGAGAYVSGILAARAGTAFPLNVLAGGAAAGVLAVPLMALGIRRTGIYFAMITLALAQMVYYIANAWRDMTGGENGVTGIPHGSLFGASLASSTSFYYAALPIVALGVVFCWRIVRSPFGRVLVAIRENEARAESLGYDTARYKLMAAILSTALAGVAGGIWAINHSFVALDAVHWSTSGTVVIMTLLGGMGTRLGPLVGAGLVLILRDAISSWTDAWGVVTGAIFVGVILAFRHGIVGTLERMLSARAAPASSPTPPTVEGPAGS